The window acttagattggtcacatctagtcttagactggtcacatctagtcttagacttagattggtcacatctagtcttagacttagatgggtcacatctagtcttagacttagatgggtcatatctagtcttagacttagatgggtcacatctagtctttgacttagattggtcacatctagtcttagacttagatgggtcatatctagtcttagacttagatgggtcacatctagtctttgacttagattggtcacatctagtcttagacttagatgggtcacatctagtcttagacttagattggtcacatctagtcttagacttagatgggtcacatctagtcttagacttagatgggtcacatctagtcttagacttagatgggtcacatctagtcttagacttagattggtcacatctagtcttagacttagattggtcacatctagtcttagacttagatgggtcacatctagtcttagacttagatgggtcatatctagtcttagacttagatgggtcacatctagtctttgacttagattggtcacatctagtcttagacttagatgggtcatatctagtcttagacttagatgggtcacatctagtctttgacttagattggtcacatctagtcttagacttagatgggtcacatctagtcttagacttagattggtcacatctagtcttagacttagatgggtcacatctagtcttagacttagatgggtcacatctagtcttagacttagatgggtcacatctagtcttagacttagatgggtcacatctagtcttagacttagatgggtcacatctagtcttagacttagattggtcacatctagtcttggacttagattggtcacatctagtcttagatcatGAGGTCTACTAGGATGAGGTCCAGGTGTGATGATTGAATGTCCTGACAATAAATTGACTTGATGAATGACAACATCATTTTGTACTATATAATATTGTACTATGTAATGTCATGTTTGCAGgaaatgacgtgtgtgtgtgtgtgtagaaaggAAACACAGGTCTtcactacgtgtgtgtgtgtgagtgtgtgtatgtgtgtagaaATGAAACACAGGTCTtcactacgtgtgtgtgtgtgcgtgtgtgtgtgtgtgtgcgtgtagaaaGGAAACACAGCTCTtcactacgtgtgtgtgtgtgtgtgtgtgtagaaaggAAACAGCTCTtcactacgtgtgtgtgtgtgtgtgtgtgtgtgtgcgtagaaAGGAAACACAGCTCTtcactacgtgtgtgtgtgtgcgtgtgtgtgtgtgtgtgtgtgtagaaaggAAACACAGCTCTTCACTACGTGTGTGTGACAGGACGTCAGTCTTTGGTTGCTTCGTTGCTCCTCAGAGACGCTCAGCCTCAGGTCAAGAACCACGTACGTGCACGCTCACCACCGCACGTGCACGCTCATCACCGCACGTGCACGCTCATCACCGCACGTGCACGCTCATCACCTCACAAGGTGTTACATGTTGTCATGTGTGCAGGAAGGAGAGACGCCATTGGACATCGCCATCAGGTTAAAGTTCACCAGACTGGTGCCAATGCTGAGGAAGATGCAGTgacgtgtgtgtgagtgcgtgtacacgtgtgtgtgtgtgtgtgtgtgtgtgtgtgtgtgcacgcctcATGTACTCTtccccttgtgtgtgtgtgtgtgtgtgtgtgtgtgtgtgtgtgtacacagtaTCTTATAATAAATAAACACTCAAAGTATATGTTccttaaatattactcaaatgttCCTTACATGTTCCTCAGATGTTCTTTAAATGTTCCTCAGATGTTCTTTAAATGTTCCTCAGATGTTCTTTAAATGTTCCAGGACCTTCTAGTGCAGGCAGAGAGCTaagataaaagtatttatttCACTCCAAGATGTTTAGTAGAACATCTTCATAAAGATGAAAAAATGACAGGAAATTAAAAAGTTGTAAAACAGGAAATAAAAGCATTTAGAAATATTGACTTTAGATACAAACGTTTGGATTAGTTGTTGCTTTTGAGaaggggccacacacacacacacacacttacatgtggtgtgtccagacacacacacacacacacacacacacacttacatgtggtgtgtccacacacacacacacacacacacacacacacacacacacacacacacacacacacacacacacacacacacacacacacacacacacacacacacacacacacacacacacacacagtggcgcCCTCTAGGGTATTGTGTGCAGAAGTTTGAGGACAGAAGGAAACATGAGCTGCGGGGCGTCGAGACCCCAGATGAAGTCCAGATGTTCCCAGTGGTCAATGTGCTGGTGGAAGACCAGCTTGGACACCTGCAGGTGAGACGTACAGGTGAGACGCACAGGTGAGACGCACAGGTGAGACGCACAGGTGAGACGCACAGGTGAGACGCACAGGTGAGACGCACAGGTGAGACGCACAGGTGAGACGTACAGGTGAGACGTACAGGTGAGACGCACAGGTGAGACGCACAGGTGAGACGCACAGGTGAGACGCACAGGTGAGACGCACAGGTGAGACGTACAGGTGAGACGCACGGGTGAGACGCATGGGTGAGACGTACGGGTGAGACGCACGGGTGAGACGCACGGGTGAGACGCACGGGTGAGACGTACGGGTGAGACGTACAGGTGAGACGTACGGGTGAGACGTACGGGTGAGACGTACGGGTGAGACGCACGGGTGAGACGTACAGGTGAGACGTACGGGTGAGACGCACGGGTGAGACGCACGGGTGAGACGCACGGGTGAGACGCACGGGTGAGACGCACGGGTGAGACGTACGGGTGAGACGCACGGGTGAGACGTACGGGTGAGACGTACGGGTGAGACGCACAGGTGAGACGCACAGGTGAGACGTACAGGTGAGACGCACGGGTGAGACGCACGGGTGAGACGCACGGGTGAGACGCACGGGTGAGACGCACAGGTTCGAGACCCACAGGTGAGACAAGAGTAGGAAGCTAGGTGACCTTTGACCTGACCCACCTGAGTGAGGAGCACGGCCACGTCTTTGGGGTCGGCCAGCGTGTCTCGGCccccggagaagatggcggtgggaACCTTCATGTCCTGCACTCGGTACTGGGGGGGCGTGCTCTGATGCAACACAGGAAGTCAGGAGCAGGCTGACAGGAAGTTGTTCAACCTTCACCTCACCTGGTTGTAATGTTTCATGTTTCCTGCCGTGCCAAAGTCAAACGCCATCAGCTGCCCGCCTCGGACCGCCTGGACACACCAcgtgtaagtgtaagtgtgtgtgtgtgtgtgtgtgtgtgtgtgtgtgtgtgtgtgtgtgtgtgtgtgtgtgtgtgtgcacacctgGGCCCAGTGCATCATGTTCTGCACAGACGTGCCTGCAGGACAGTGTGTGGTGTAGACAGCTGTCCGAGTCTGAAACAAACATCAATTGTTGCTCTCCATGatggagaagatggagaagatGGAGATGATGGAGATGATGGAGAAGATGGAGATGatggagaagatggagaagatggagatgatggagaagatggagaagatGGAGATGATGGAGAAGATGGAGATGATGGAGAAGATGGAGATGATGGAGATGATGGAGAAGATGGAGACACTAACCATGTTGAGGTTCTTTTCATCAAAGCCACACAGGATGAAGAAGAGATTTCCACACAAGTTACTGAGCAGACGCTTGGCACAAACATGCTCTGCAAACCACTCGATCATGTGACTCTGAGGCAGGAAGTCCCGCCTTCCAAACAGGTCCTGTGGGACAGCAAGCTCTGTCAtgtgactgttagcatgttacgTAACTGTTAGCACGTtatgtaacagttagcatgttacgtaactgttagcatgttacgtAACTGTTAGCACGTtatgtaacagttagcatgttacgtaactgttagcatgttacataACTGTTAGCACGTtatgtaacagttagcatgttacgtaactgttagcatgttacgtAACTGTTAGCACGTtatgtaacagttagcatgttacgtaactgttagcatgttacgtAACTGTTAGCACGTtatgtaacagttagcatgttacgtaactgttagcatgttacataACTGTTAGCACGTtatgtaacagttagcatgttacgtaactgttagcatgttacgtAACTGTTAGCACGTtacgtaactgttagcatgttacgtAACTGTTATATTgtaatgagcagtgttgggttagttactgaaaagcagtaactagttacagttactagttacttcatttcaaaagtaactcagttactaactcagttacttacaccaaaaagtaatgtgttactgtgaaaagtaactatttagttacttcttctactttttttttttaaagctcccattaatgctcttttagtcttcatttcagttctgttattgcactggacaataatacacttcacatgcatttgtatcactaagcaatgtgctctacatacaacacacaaacaatgtgctctacatacaacacacaaacaatgtgctctacatacaacacacaaacaatgtgctctacatacaacacacaaacaatgtgctctacatacaacacacaaacaatgtgctctacatacaacacacaaacaatgtgctctacatacaacacacaaacaatgtgctctacatacaacacacaaacaatgtggtctacatacaacacacaaacaatgtggtctacatacaacacacaaacaatgtggtctacatacaacacacaaacaatgtgctctacatacaacacacaaacaatgtgctctacatacaacacacaaacaatgtgctctacatacaacacacaaacaatgtgctctacatacaacacacaaacaatgtgctctacatacaacacacaaacaatgtgctctacatacaacacacaaacaatgtgctctacatacaacacacaaacaatgtgctctacatacaacacacaaacaatgtgctctacatacaacacacaaacaatgtgctctacatacaacacacaaacaatgtctctcttctccggcttgtgacacaagaagaatcagaaggatgacacagcagcgctccgataaaacacactttatactacataaaaagtaaggtaaaataacgcagtaacgcatcatgtagtaacggtaactgagttactgaatataaaaaaataacgcgttagattactagttaccgccgaaactaacggcgttacagtaacgcgttagtcccaacactggtaatgaGATGTCAtgtgactgttagcatgttacataACTGTTAGCACATTACGTAACTGTTAAATTGTAATGAGATGATGTCAtgtgactgttagcatgttatcattAATGTCAtgtgactgttagcatgttatcattAGTAGCATGTtacataactgttagcatgttacgtaactgttagcatgttacataACTGTTAGCCTGTTACGTAACTGTTATATTGTAATGAGATGATGTCAtgtgactgttagcatgttatcattAGTGTCAtgtgactgttagcatgttatcattAGTGTCAtgtgactgttagcatgttatcattAGTGTCAtgtgactgttagcatgttatcattAGTGTCAtgtgactgttagcatgttatcattAGTGTCAtgtgactgttagcatgttatcattAGTGTCAtgtgactgttagcatgttatcattAGTGTCATGTGAGTGTTAGCATGTTATCATTAGTGTCATGTGAGTGTTAGCATGTTATCATGTGAGTGTTAGCATGTCTTACCCAAAGCAGGAAGTTGGGCAGCAGAGAGAGTTTGGTCAAAGGGCTGCTGGTAAAGGACACGGTTGCCACGGGAGCCAAAGCAATAAACAACTTGATCTTGGCAGCCAGTTGTGGCAGCGTGGAGAACGCCATGaatgctgcacacacacacacacacacacacacacacacacacacacacacacacacacacacgcacacgcacacgcacacgcacacacgcacacacacacacacacacacacacacacacacacacacacacacacacacacacacacacacacgttcactcTGGCTTCTacttaggtgtgtgtgtgtgtgtgtgtgtgtgtgtgtgtgtgtgtgtgtgtgtgtgtgtgtgtgtgtgtgtgtgtgtgtgtgtgtgtgtgtgtgtgtgtgtgtgtgtgtgtgtgtgtgtgtgtgtgttacctatgGGTTCCCTGAGAGTGTCCGATGTAAACAATGTCTTCTTGGCCGGTCTCCTTCAGGATGTAGTCCACAACTGCAGGTAGATCCTTCAGAGCCAATTCATCgtaactgcacacacacacacacacacacacacacacacacacacacacacacacacacacacacacacacacacacacacacacacacacacacttgagtagAAACCATGCTGGACAGTCAGGTGAGCGTACCTGAACCTCCAGAAGTCGTCCTGATCTGGGCGGAGCTTCTGGTGTTTCCTGGACCAGGTGTTCCCTCGACTGTTCCCCAGCCACACATCACAGCCGGCGTCAGCGAGCACGTAGCCCAGACTGGAAGGAGGCGGGTTGGTGATCCAGTTGCTGCCGGCCGCCAGGAGGCCATGTTGGAGGAAAACTGCTCTTCTGGGACCTGTTAGAGGGTCATGTGATGACATCACACCTCAACCTCACCTTGTGTGATGACATCACACCTCAACCTCCCCTTGTGTGATGACATCACACCTCAACCTCACCTTGTGTGATGACATCACACCTGACCTCACCTTGTGTGATGACATCACACCTTACCTCACCTTGTGTGACGACCAGTAGACTGATGACATCACACCTTACCTCACCTTGTGTGATGACCAGTAGACTGATGACATCACACCTGACCTCACCTTGTGTGATGACATCACACCTCAACCTCACCTTGTGTGATGACATCACACCTCAACCTCACCTTGTGTGATGACATCACACCTCAACCTCACCTTGTGTGATGACATCACACCTCAACCTCCCCTTGTGTGATGACATCACACCTCAACCTCACCTTGTGTGATGACATCACACCTTACCTCACCTTGTGTGACGACCAGTAGACTGATGACATCACACCTTACCTCACCTTGTGTGACGACCAGTAGACTGATGACATCACACCTTACCTCACCTTGTGTGATGAGCAGTAGACTGATGACATCACACCTGACCTCACCTTGTGTGATGACATCACACCTCAACCTCACCTTGTGTGATGACATCACACCTCAACCTCACCTTGTGTGATGACATCACACCACAACCTCCCCTTGTGTGATGACATCACACCTCAACCTCCCCTTGTGTGATATCACACCTGACCTCACCTTGTGTGACGACCAGTAGACTGATGACATCACACCTGACCTCACCTTGTGTGATGACCAGCAGACTGATGACATCACACCTGACCTCACCTTGTGTGATGACATCACACCTCAACCTCACCTTGTGTGACGACCAGTAGACTGATGACATCACACCTGACCTCACCTTGTGTGATGACCAGCAGACTGATGACATCACACCTGACCTCACCTTGTGTGATGACATCACACCTCAACCTCACCTTGTGTGACGACCAGTAGACTGATGACATCACACCTGACCTCACCTTGTGTGATGACCAGCAGACTGATGACATCACACCTGACCTCACCTTGTGTGATGAGCAGCAGACAGATGACATCACACCTGACCTCACCTTGTGTGATGACCAGCAGACTGATGACATCACACCTGACCTCACCTTGTGTGATGAGCAGTAGACTGATGACATCACACCTGACCTCACCTTGTGTGATGACCAGCAGACTGATGACATCACACCTGACCTCACCTTGTGTGATGACATCACACCTTACCTCACCTTGTGTGACGACCAGTAGACTGATGACATCACACCTGACCTCACCTTGTGTGATGACCAGCAGACTGATGACATCACACCTGACCTCACCTTGTGTGATGAGCAGCAGACAGATGACATCACACCTGACCTCACCTTGTGTGATGAGCAGCAGACAGATGACATCACACCTGACCTCATCTTGTGTGATGACCAGCAGACTGATGACATCACACCTGACCTCATCTTGTGTGATGACCAGCAGACTGATGACATCACACCTGACCTCACCTTGTGTGATGACCAGTAGACTGATGACATCACACCTGACCTCACCTTGTGTGATGAGCAGCAGACAGATGACATCACACCTGACCTCACCTTGTGTCTTTTTCAGCCCTCCAGGAATCCTGTTGACCATCAGGATGTAGCCGTCCTCCGTCAGCACCTGGTGCTCCTCCGCCGGGTAGCCCCACCTCCTGATGATCTCTGtctgctctcacacacacacacacacacacacacacacacacacacacacacacactggggtgTTGCTGACACAGTAACCATGGCAACCTGCAGCAGAATGTTGTACTCACAATGTTCATATGGACTTCAGGGTCCAATGGCGGCGGTGCGGTAAAAGGTGATGTTTTAGCCACGCCCACAGCCGACAGCAGCATCAAACATAGCAAACTCTGCATGGTgtctgcacgcacgcacacacacacacacacacacacacacacacacacacacacacacacacacacacacacacacacacacacacacacacacatatttcaaCGTGTTGCTATTGTTCAAATCCCAGGTCTCTTTATCAACCGGAAGTCAGCTCCAAAACAAAGAAATGTGTCTGATCACGGAGGTCAAaggttttttttgattgattgaaacttgtattagtagattgcacagtacagtacttattccctacaattgaccactaaatggtaacaccccaataagtttttccactagtttaagtcggggtccacgtaaatgaaTTCATGGTAGGTGAAAACAAGAAGCGTGTTTGTTCAACAGCAGTTTTGTGACACAAAAACACGACAATTTGCGTGTGATTAAAGATAATGTTGTGTAGTTTCACGCTGCTCGTGTACTCACCGGATTCTTGGCTCAGCGGACTTCAGACCATGTGACtcc of the Nerophis lumbriciformis linkage group LG32, RoL_Nlum_v2.1, whole genome shotgun sequence genome contains:
- the lipf gene encoding gastric triacylglycerol lipase, with translation MQSLLCLMLLSAVGVAKTSPFTAPPPLDPEVHMNITEIIRRWGYPAEEHQVLTEDGYILMVNRIPGGLKKTQGPRRAVFLQHGLLAAGSNWITNPPPSSLGYVLADAGCDVWLGNSRGNTWSRKHQKLRPDQDDFWRFSYDELALKDLPAVVDYILKETGQEDIVYIGHSQGTCAAFMAFSTLPQLAAKIKLFIALAPVATVSFTSSPLTKLSLLPNFLLWDLFGRRDFLPQSHMIEWFAEHVCAKRLLSNLCGNLFFILCGFDEKNLNMTRTAVYTTHCPAGTSVQNMMHWAQAVRGGQLMAFDFGTAGNMKHYNQSTPPQYRVQDMKVPTAIFSGGRDTLADPKDVAVLLTQVSKLVFHQHIDHWEHLDFIWGLDAPQLMFPSVLKLLHTIP